A stretch of the Microcebus murinus isolate Inina chromosome 6, M.murinus_Inina_mat1.0, whole genome shotgun sequence genome encodes the following:
- the CTXN2 gene encoding cortexin-2 isoform X1, with the protein MHNSSAHKCFAPPRRGNPGTFSCKHTRARTRTSGGRPRPLSLTDQAQTLTRVGQGSANRRPETPRRCPERASHVVPGTGQPTQTNLPALKSTRWISSPWQQAWKKK; encoded by the exons ATGCACAACTCGAGCGCGCATAAATGTTTTGCACCGCCACGCCGAGGAAACCCAGGCACATTTTCCTGCaaacacacgcgcgcgcgcacacgtACTTCGGGCGGGCGCCCACGTCCTCTGTCCCTCACCGACCAGGCACAGACATTGACACGCGTAGGCCAGGGGAGCGCTAACCGCCGTCCCGAGACTCCACGCAGGTGCCCAGAACGCGCCTCTCACGTTGTGCCTGGAACCGGTCAGCCAACGCAGACAAACCTGCCGGCACTTAAGTCCACTCGCTGGATTTCGTCTCCATGGCAACAAGCATGGAAG aagaaataa